The DNA segment TGATGCGCTCCAGCGCGCGGCCCATGTCGTAGATCGCGTTGGCGGGAACCGGCTGGCTCGAATGGCCGCCGGGATTGGTGACCGTAAGGCGATAGTCCTGATAGACCTTCTCGCCCACCTGAACCGTCTGGATAAGCAGCTTTCCCTTGCCATCGGCGCGCCCGCCGCCGCCTTCATTGAGCGCAAACTCCGCGTCGATCAGATCGCGGCGCTCCCTGGCGAGATATTCCGCGCCGTTGAAGGCGGTGTCGGTCTCCTCTCCGCAGGTGAGCGCCAGCTTGATGGACCGCTGCGGCCGAAAGCCCTGCTGCTTCAGCCGGATCAGCGTATCGGCGTAGACCGCGGCCTGGAACTTGTCGTCGAGGATGCCGCGCGCGTAGTAATAGCCGTTCTCCTCAACGAGCTTGTAAGGTTCGCGCTCCCAATCGGCGCGGTTCGCGACCACCACGTCGATATGCGCGAGGAGCAGCATGGGCTTCAGCGTCTTCGACGTGCCCGGCAGCACGGCGACCAGGCCGCCCTCCTTCGGATGCTCGGGCACCGAGAAGGGGGTGAGCTCGGCATCGGTGAACCCCGCCGCGCGCATTCGCGCCGCGATCTGGGCCGCCGCCCTTGTGCAATCGCCGGTTGTGACGCTGGTGTCGGTCTCCACAAGCTCTTTGTAGAGCGCGAAGAAGCCCTGCTGATCGGGCCTCAGCGGCCCCTGCGGCGTGATCGTCATCTGGCCCGCGGCGGGAGGGGCCATCATCAGCGCCGCAGGGCCGGCGAGGGCGAGGGCGGTGGCGGCGAGCAGCGGCGATTTCATCAGCGATCCTTCCCGTAAGTCCCGCCGGTTGTAACGCCCCCGCCTGTGGATGAAAGCCCGGCTTTCGGGTTTCGGTTTGGGGGCACCGTGCCTATATGCTGGGCATGGACGAGACGCCCCAAAACACCCCCAATCAGAACGAATACGGCGCCGACAGCATCAAGGTGCTGAAGGGCCTCGACGCGGTACGCAAGCGGCCGGGCATGTATATCGGCGATACCGACGATGGTTCGGGCCTGCACCACATGGTGTTCGAGGTTTCGGACAATGCGATCGACGAGGCGCTGGCGGGGCATTGCGACCTGGTGCTGATCGAACTGAACCCGGATGGTTCGGTCAGCGTGGAGGACAACGGCCGGGGCATTCCCACGGACATCCATGCGGAAGAGGGGGTCAGCGCCGCCGAAGTCATCATGACGCAGCTCCACGCGGGGGGCAAGTTCGAGAACACCAGCGACGACAACGCCTACAAGGTCTCCGGAGGCTTGCACGGTGTCGGCGTATCCGTCGTCAACGCGCTCAGCGAATGGCTCGAGCTCACCATCTGGCGCGACGGGCGCGAACACTGGATGCGGTTCGAGCATGGCGATGCGGTCGCCCCGTTGGTGGTCAAGGGCCCGGCTGGACGGACCCGGAACGGCACGCGCGTCACCTTCATGCCGAGCACGCAAACCTTCAAGAACGTGACCGAGTTCGATTTCGAGAAGCTGGAGCATCGCTACCGCGAGCTCGCGTTCCTGAATTCGGGCGTCCGCATCAAGCTGCGCGACCTGCGCCACGAAGACGTTCTGGAGCACGATCTGTACTACGAAGGCGGGATCGCGGCCTTCGTCAAATATCTCGACCGCACCAAGCAGCCGCTGATCCCCGATCCGATCTCGGTCAGCGCCGAGCGCGACGGGATCGGGATCGATGTCGCGCTCGAATGGAACGACAGCTATTACGAGAACGTCCTCACCTTCACCAACAATATCCCCCAGCGCGACGGCGGCACCCATCTCGCCGCGTTCCGCGCGGCGCTGACGCGGACGCTCAACAATTACGCCGCGGCCAGCGGGCTCATGAAGAAGGAGAAAGTGAGCCTTTCCGGCGAGGATATGCGAGAGGGGCTAACCGCGATCGTTTCAGTCAAGCTGCCCGACCCCAAGTTTTCGTCGCAGACCAAGGACAAGCTGGTCTCCAGCGAGGTTCGCCAGCCGCTGGAATCGCTGATGGGCGACAAGATGGGCGAATGGCTGGAGGAAAACCCCGCCCACGCCAAGGCGATCGTCCAGAAGATCATCGACGCCGCGGCCGCGCGCGAGGCGGCGCGCCGCGCGCGCGAGATGAGCCGGAAAGGCGCGATGTCGATCGCCAGCCTGCCCGGCAAGCTCGCCGATTGCCAGGACCGCAATCCCGCCAATTGCGAGCTGTTCCTGGTCGAGGGCGACAGCGCCGGCGGTTCGGCCAAGCAGGGCCGCGACCGCAAGACCCAGGCGATCCTGCCGCTGAAGGGCAAGATCCTCAACGTCGAGCGCGCGCGCTTCGACCGGATCATCTCGTCCAAGGAAGTCGGCACGCTGATCCAGGCGATGGGCACGGGCCTGCGCGAGGAGTTCAACCTCGAGAAATTGCGCTATCACAAGATCGTGATCATGACCGACGCCGACGTGGACGGCGCCCATATCCGCACGCTGCTGCTCACCTTCTTCCACCGCCAGATGCCCGAGATCGTCAAGGCCGGGCACCTCTTCATCGCCCAGCCGCCGCTCTACAAGGTGCAGCGCGGCAAGTCCGAGGTCTATCTCAAGGACCAGGCCGCCTATGACCGCTATCTGATCGCGCAGGGGCTGACCGGCCGCGTGCTGGAGACGGCCGGGGGCGCGCGCGCATCGGGCGAACTGCAGGCGCTGGTCGAGCATGGCCTCAGGATGCGGAACCTCATGGGTTTTGTGCCACGCAAGTATTCACCCGATCTGATCGAGGCCATGGCGCTGGCGGGCGTGTTCGATCCGGCGCCGGATGCGGACCGTTCGGGTTCGCTGGATGCTGCCGCGGCGCTGCTTCAGCGCGGCGACACCGAAGCGCGCTGGTCCGCCGAGATCGGCGGCGACGGCATGATCCGCTTCCACCGGCTGTGGCGCGGCGTCACCGATGTGCACGAGATCGAGGCCAAGTTTCTCGACAGCGCCGAGGCGAGGAAGCTCCACCGCGTGGCGGGCGAGTTCGCCGATGTCTACGCCGGCCCGATGCGGCTGGCCGCAAGCGGCGCTGAAGCCTCCCCCGAGGAAGAGCCGGAGATCGAAGCGGGCGATGTCGCGGACGACGCGCCCGCCCTGGACTTCACCGGCACCATCACCCGCCCGACCCAATTGCTCGAGGCGGTGATGGCGGCGGGGCGCAAGGGGCAGAAGATCCAGCGCTACAAGGGCCTCGGCGAAATGAACGCCGAGCAGCTGTGGGAGACCACCCTCGACCCCGACAACCGCGCTCTGCTGCAGGTGAAGGTGGAGGACGCCGATGTGACGGACGAAATATTCACGAGGCTGATGGGCGACGTGGTGGAGCCGAGGCGCGAGTTCATCCAGGACAATGCCTTGAATGTCGCGAACCTCGACGTCTGACGACGCGAGGACTTTCTGGGGGCGCTGAACGTGGCGAATTGGGAGGTGTAGGGCGGGCCCCTCTCCCGTGCTATGTCCGGCCACCTGATTGACTCGAAGCGCCGGGGCTGCGGATGGATCGGACAAGGACCGTGCGGCGGTGCGTTGCGGTTACCGGGGCGTTGACCCTGTTGGCAGCCGGAGGTGCCCGGGCGCACCCCCCGCGGGGAATCGTCGCGGCACCCGACGGGACGGTTTACGCCAGCATGCTGACCCACGTGATCGCGATTTCGCCGACCGGCGCCGCGCGCGAGATCTATCGACCGCCCGATACGCATATCCACGCCCTGGCCCTGGCCGCGGACGGCAGCGTGTGGGGCGAAGGGTCGGTATTCATTCCCGCCAACGAAACCTACCGCGAGGCGATCTGGCGCTACCGCCCCGGGCGCGGCGTGGATTACCGCACTGGCCCGCTGGTCGATCCGGAGCCGGGCTTGGGCCTCTTGCGCGATTCCAAGGGCTGCACGTGGCAGCTCGGGCAGGCGGCGCGCACCGGGGCGAAGCTGGTCTATCGCAAATGCGGGGCGGCGCCCGCACGCCTGGTGTTCGGGGCAGTTTCGGATGCCCGGGGCTATCGCCCGATCCTCAAGCTCGACCGGGCCGGGACGGCCCTGGACGGGAACGGGCATTTGTTGTTCCGCGATGGCGACAAGGTGCGCCGGGTCGCCGCGGACGGGCGGGCAGAGACCCTTGCCTCGGGCCTGTCGCGCGACGGGTTCGGGCTGGCGGCAATCCCGGGCGGCGGCGTTCTGGTGGCCGAGTTCGCCAGGGCCCGCGTGGTCGAGGTAAGAGCGGGGCGGACGCGCGTGATCGACCGCAGCGCGCCCGGCTGGGCGCCCACGGGTATCGCCCGGCGCGGCGGCACCCTCCACATCCTCGAAGCCTCGCTGCACCGCCCCGGAACCCCGGACCGGCTCCGCGTGCGGACCTGCGACGCCGCGGGGTGCCGGGTGCGCGCGAGTTCGGTCCTCTAGTCGCAACGCGGATTGCGCTGGGCGGGGCCATTCTATAGGAATTTCAGAAGCGCGGGCATCGCATCGTCCGGCCCATAACCGGAACGTTTCGGGCGTTAGGATCGCGGGGACGCGCTAGACGCGGCTATGCCGTCGGGCCCATGACCCGAGGCGTTGCGGACGTAGGGGATAAGGCCGCGTCGCCCTGCCAGCTCACAATCCCAGCGCGCCCTGCTTGTCGGCGTCGCCCCTGGCGGCGGCGGATTTGATGGCGTCGGTGCGCGCCATGGGGAGGTCGAGGCGGCGGCTGTGGGGGGCGAACAGCTCGGCCACAAAGATGACTTGAAGCCGGTCGTCTTCGCGGTTGAGCAGGGGGTGCTTGAACTTGCCCGCCGCCGCAATCTCCTCGCGCATGGCCTTCCCGATCGGCATCGGCCCGGTGCAGATCAGGAAGCCGAACTCGGCTTTCTCGCGCAGGCGGTCGCTGTTGAGCGTGGCGAGATCGCCGCGGTTGCCGGGGCGGCTCTTGACCTGGAAGATCGCCTTGCCGTTCGTATCGCTGTCGAGCAGGAAATAGGCGATCCCGTCGATCCCCCCGTCGGCGCCCTTCTTCTCGTTGATGCGCGCCTGGTTCTTCGAGAAGGTGAGGATCGCCCACTTCTCGAACTCCTTGCGGGTCTTGTCGTCGCGGCGGTTGGCGAGCGCCATCGCGCTTTCGAGATCGCGCGGCACCCCGTCGAGCTTGATGTTCGCCTCGATCGCGGGCCATTCGTCGGGGTAGCGGTCCTGAAGGCGTTTCAGGATCAGCGCGATCGACTGATAGGTGATGTCGATCCCGATCCACCGCCGACCCAGCCGCTGCGCCACCGCCACCGTGGTGCCGCAGCCGCAATAGGCGTCGAGCACGGTATCGCCTTCGTTCGAGGACGCCTTGATTATGCGTTCGAGCAGCGCTTCGGGCTTCTGGGTGGGGTAGCCGAGGCGTTCCTTTGCAGCCGGATTGATGACGGAGATTTCCCACCAATCGGGCATCGCAGAACCTTGAGACTCGGCGTCTAGATTCGTCGCCAGCCGCCTGCCTTTGTCGTCAAAAACGGCCTGCTGTTTCTTGCCTTTCCAACGCTTCATCGTGCCGGGCGAAAGCTCGATGTAGCTGGTGTTGAAGGTGCTTATGGCCGATTTCGAGTAAAATAGAATGACGTCGTGATTGCTGACGAACTGCCCCTGTTTCACTGACCATTTGCGGTAGCACCAGATTATCTCGTTGCGAAAATCCCCGCCCTGTCCGCAGAACACCGCGTCCAGCACCAGCTTGAGGTAGTGCGAGGCCGTGGGGTCGCAGTGGAGGTAGAAGCTGCCGGTGGGTTTGAGCACGCGGTGGATTTCGACGATCCGCAGCGTCATGTGGACGAGATAGGCGAGCAGGGAGCCCTTCCCGAGCACCTTTTCCAGGCCGCGGATCAACTCCACCGTCTGCTCGGTCCAGCGCGTCTCGCCCGCGCGCGGGCTCAGCCGCTCGATATCGAGGATGTAGGCGAGGGCGTCCGCCGCCTCGTCGCCCCAGTTCCAGGTGTCGACGAAGGCCTGCGCCTGCGCGCGGTCCTCCCCGCCCTGGTTGTTGTAGATCTGGAAGTAGTTGCGCTTCGAATTGAAGGGCGGATCGATGTAGCACAGATCCACGCTGCCGCTGGCGATCTTGCGGCGCAGCACATCGAGATTGTCGCCGTAATAGAGTTCGTTGATCATGCGGCGGTCTCTGCCATGAGCCGGCGGTTTGGGGCAAGAACGTTGGATGCCGTGACCCCTTATCCTATATGGTAAAAAACGCTTGACAGCGTAACGCTCCCTGGCTAGAAAAGCAGAACATCGCGATGGTGTGATTCGAACCGGGGTGGCTCCTTCCCTGATCGGGAAGGGCCGCCCCGTTTGCGTTTCGGCGCCCTTGCGCGATCCCCTTTCTTACAGGAGCCCGCCATGCCCCGTCCCGCCGCCATCCCGGCGGCGCGCCCTCTCGCGCGCCGCAGCCGTGCCGCGGCCGCCCCTCCCCCCGCCGAGGCGGAGGCCGCGGCCGCCAAGGCACAGCCGATCCCCACCAATTGGCGCGCCCGCTTCCTCGCGCATCTGGGCGAGACCAGCAATGTCACCGCCGCCGCGCGCCATGCGAAGGTGCCGCTGCACGTCGTCTACAAGCATCGCCGCACCGATCCCGCGTTTCGCGGGGCGTGGTTCGCCGCGCTCGCCGAAGGCTACGACAATCTCGAGATGGAGCTGCTCCAGCACCTGCGCGGGAAGGAGGAGGAGGGCGAGGCGCCCGGCGCTTCCGCCGCGAAGCGCAAGTTCGATACCGCCACCGCCTTCCGCTGCCTCACCGCGCACCGCGAGAGCGTTGCCCGCGAGAAGGGGCGCCGCACGCTTGCCGACGAGGTGGCCACGATCGCCGCGATCAACGAGAAGATCGACCGGCTGCGCCTCAATGCGAAGGCGAGCGACCAGGCGGTTCGCAAGGCGCGCAAGACTGTCAAGACGGCCAGCGCGGAGGCGGATCACTCCTCGGCTCGCGAAGCGGCAGGACGATGACCAAGACACCCTCGCGCGGGACCTGGCTGCGGCGCTTCGGTGCCGAAGGCGATGCGGACCGCGCGGAGCTCGGCGCCAGCCTGGAACCGCACGAGCTCGCGGCGCTCGGCAGCTATTACTGGCAGGGCTGGGCGCGCGATGCGCAATTGCCGCCGGCGAGCGCCTGGCGGACCTGGCTGATCTGCGCTGGTCGCGGTTTCGGCAAGACCCGGGCGGGTGCCGAATGGGTTCGCGATGTCGCGCGTCACGATGGCGCGGCGCGGATTGCTCTGGTGGGGGCGAGCCTCGCCGAGGCGCGCGCCGTGATGGTGGAAGGGGACAGCGGGGTGCTCGCCGCCAGCCCGGGCGCGCTGGCGCCGGTCTACGAGCCCTCGCTGAAGCGGCTGACCTGGGAGAACGGAGCCATGGCCATGCTCTATTCCGCCGCCGAGCCCGAGACCCTGCGCGGCCCGCAGCACAGCCACGCCTGGTGCGACGAAATCGCCAAGTGGGAGAATGTGCATGAAAAGGCGATTGCCGCATGGGACAATCTGCAGCTGACGATGCGGCTCGGCGACGGGCCGCGCGTTCTCGCGACGACGACGCCGCGGCTTTCTCCGCTGATGCACCGGCTGGCGGCCGAGGCGAAGGCGGGCCGGGTGGTGGTCGCGCGCGGCAAGACGCTGCAGGCGAAGGAAGTGCTGCCGCCCGACTATTTCGGCGCCATGATCGAGCAGTTCGAGCAATCGGGCTTCGGCCGGCAGGAGCTCGAAGGCGAGATGGCCGAGGCGGCGGAGGGCGCGCTGTGGAGCCGCGCGCTGATCGAAGGCTGCCGCGTGAAGGCACCCCTATCGCCTGCCCGCCGGGTCGTGGTGGCGGTCGATCCCCCGGCGAGCGCGCGCGGCGATGCCTGCGGGATCGTGGTCGCGGAACTGGGCGGCGACGGGATTGCTACCGTACGCGCCGATTGCTCGATCGCCCGGGCCAGCCCCGAGCGCTGGGCGAGCCGCGTGGCCAGGGTGGCCGAGGAGTGGCATGCGGACCGTGTCGTCGCCGAGAAGAACCAGGGCGGCGAAATGGTCGCAAGCGTGCTCAGGGCCGCGGATGTGACGCTGCCGGTCAAGCTGGTCCACGCCAGCCGCGGCAAGGCGGCGCGCGCGGAGCCGGTGGCGGCGCTCTACGAAGCGGGCAAGGTCCGCCAC comes from the Qipengyuania sediminis genome and includes:
- a CDS encoding M20/M25/M40 family metallo-hydrolase — translated: MKSPLLAATALALAGPAALMMAPPAAGQMTITPQGPLRPDQQGFFALYKELVETDTSVTTGDCTRAAAQIAARMRAAGFTDAELTPFSVPEHPKEGGLVAVLPGTSKTLKPMLLLAHIDVVVANRADWEREPYKLVEENGYYYARGILDDKFQAAVYADTLIRLKQQGFRPQRSIKLALTCGEETDTAFNGAEYLARERRDLIDAEFALNEGGGGRADGKGKLLIQTVQVGEKVYQDYRLTVTNPGGHSSQPVPANAIYDMGRALERISAHVFPAEFNDTTRVFFTRMGAVRGDETGAAMVALTRDLNDSAAMAVVNKDRALNSMLRTTCVATMIEGGHAVNALPQRVEANVNCRIFPGRTPAEIKAELTRIIANPAIRLEFVRDDKPLAKPPALDPRLIGPMERLAQKHFPGVPVIPAMSTGATDAVYTGGAGIPTYGVPGAWTDPDGNGIHGLNERLEVKGIYTGRDYLFDLIKVLADTR
- the gyrB gene encoding DNA topoisomerase (ATP-hydrolyzing) subunit B, with the translated sequence MDETPQNTPNQNEYGADSIKVLKGLDAVRKRPGMYIGDTDDGSGLHHMVFEVSDNAIDEALAGHCDLVLIELNPDGSVSVEDNGRGIPTDIHAEEGVSAAEVIMTQLHAGGKFENTSDDNAYKVSGGLHGVGVSVVNALSEWLELTIWRDGREHWMRFEHGDAVAPLVVKGPAGRTRNGTRVTFMPSTQTFKNVTEFDFEKLEHRYRELAFLNSGVRIKLRDLRHEDVLEHDLYYEGGIAAFVKYLDRTKQPLIPDPISVSAERDGIGIDVALEWNDSYYENVLTFTNNIPQRDGGTHLAAFRAALTRTLNNYAAASGLMKKEKVSLSGEDMREGLTAIVSVKLPDPKFSSQTKDKLVSSEVRQPLESLMGDKMGEWLEENPAHAKAIVQKIIDAAAAREAARRAREMSRKGAMSIASLPGKLADCQDRNPANCELFLVEGDSAGGSAKQGRDRKTQAILPLKGKILNVERARFDRIISSKEVGTLIQAMGTGLREEFNLEKLRYHKIVIMTDADVDGAHIRTLLLTFFHRQMPEIVKAGHLFIAQPPLYKVQRGKSEVYLKDQAAYDRYLIAQGLTGRVLETAGGARASGELQALVEHGLRMRNLMGFVPRKYSPDLIEAMALAGVFDPAPDADRSGSLDAAAALLQRGDTEARWSAEIGGDGMIRFHRLWRGVTDVHEIEAKFLDSAEARKLHRVAGEFADVYAGPMRLAASGAEASPEEEPEIEAGDVADDAPALDFTGTITRPTQLLEAVMAAGRKGQKIQRYKGLGEMNAEQLWETTLDPDNRALLQVKVEDADVTDEIFTRLMGDVVEPRREFIQDNALNVANLDV
- a CDS encoding DNA methyltransferase encodes the protein MINELYYGDNLDVLRRKIASGSVDLCYIDPPFNSKRNYFQIYNNQGGEDRAQAQAFVDTWNWGDEAADALAYILDIERLSPRAGETRWTEQTVELIRGLEKVLGKGSLLAYLVHMTLRIVEIHRVLKPTGSFYLHCDPTASHYLKLVLDAVFCGQGGDFRNEIIWCYRKWSVKQGQFVSNHDVILFYSKSAISTFNTSYIELSPGTMKRWKGKKQQAVFDDKGRRLATNLDAESQGSAMPDWWEISVINPAAKERLGYPTQKPEALLERIIKASSNEGDTVLDAYCGCGTTVAVAQRLGRRWIGIDITYQSIALILKRLQDRYPDEWPAIEANIKLDGVPRDLESAMALANRRDDKTRKEFEKWAILTFSKNQARINEKKGADGGIDGIAYFLLDSDTNGKAIFQVKSRPGNRGDLATLNSDRLREKAEFGFLICTGPMPIGKAMREEIAAAGKFKHPLLNREDDRLQVIFVAELFAPHSRRLDLPMARTDAIKSAAARGDADKQGALGL
- a CDS encoding DNA-packaging protein — its product is MTKTPSRGTWLRRFGAEGDADRAELGASLEPHELAALGSYYWQGWARDAQLPPASAWRTWLICAGRGFGKTRAGAEWVRDVARHDGAARIALVGASLAEARAVMVEGDSGVLAASPGALAPVYEPSLKRLTWENGAMAMLYSAAEPETLRGPQHSHAWCDEIAKWENVHEKAIAAWDNLQLTMRLGDGPRVLATTTPRLSPLMHRLAAEAKAGRVVVARGKTLQAKEVLPPDYFGAMIEQFEQSGFGRQELEGEMAEAAEGALWSRALIEGCRVKAPLSPARRVVVAVDPPASARGDACGIVVAELGGDGIATVRADCSIARASPERWASRVARVAEEWHADRVVAEKNQGGEMVASVLRAADVTLPVKLVHASRGKAARAEPVAALYEAGKVRHAGLFAKLEDQMCGLLAGGQYVGPGRSPDRADALVWALTELMLGAKGEPKVRAL